The nucleotide window ATTCAGACGGTGTTCAAGTCACAGCTTCAGACTGACTGGGATGACTGTTTACAGGAAAAATGCAGTCTGGGACTACTCATTATAGATATTGATGATTTCCGTTCGTATAATGCAGCATATGGCCTTCAAGGAGGCGACCTGTGTCTGCAATGGATCGGTGAGGTGCTTACCGTGGTTAGCGAACAGCATGAAGCGCAGATCTCTCGTCTTCGCGGAGGTACATTTATGCTGAAATTGAAGAGCACAACGTCACAATATTCAGCCAAACTTGCGGAAGAGATCAGACAACATGTGCTGGCTCTACAGATTCAAAGGGAATCATCCGGTCCGAGTGGAGTCGTCACTGTTAGTGTCGGTGGTGCAGTACTGGTACCAGATGAGAATTCCAATGCATCCGAACTGATCGAAAAAGCGAGTCGAGCATTGGCCCAAGCGAAAAGTGAAGGGAAGAATCGGGCGATCGTTGTCTGATTTTAGGGTATGTACCCTTACTGCTGAAAGGAATACACCTGTATTATCAAAGTCTTATAGAGTTGAACCAAAAAGAGGGCAGAAATGCTCTCTTTTTTTGGTTCCAGGAATGTCTTAATTTCGTCACCGCAGACACAGGACAAGTGTTATAATGTTCCCTATGGATACACTTGTTCGTATTCTGTCTTGGAGGAGGGTGAGACAACGTTCTATGAAAGACAATTCAAGACAACTGGAATTTATGGAGATAGATCTGAGTGAAGAACCTGAAACAGCAGCAGTTCCGGTTCCTGATCGTTCAACCATTATGCAGTCTGCACATGATACGATGCAGCATCGTGGAGGCATATTGTCCTCAGAGAAACGTTTTGTGGAGGAAGCAAAGCAGTGGGTAGCGATGGAGGGGGATGTATGCCCGTGGGTTCCCTTTATGAGTTACTGGCCAACGTATGGCGTGATGAACGAAGCCCAACGCAAGTGGTATATGTTTTGGAGGAAAGAAGTACGTCAGGGGAGATACCCGGATACCGATCTGTCCTATCTATTTGTTCATATCTACGAGTTAATAAACGGCATTGGCTGGCAGAATCCTCAGGATGGTTATGATCAATTGAAGCAGCTATGGGTGAACTACCGTGAACGGCTGCCCCAATTAAATATATATATGCAAGAGTGGATGGTCGATTATGTGCTGGTCCATCAGATGGAGGTGTCATTATCCGAGGTCATGGTCCTTTCGGGTGGATATCTGCCAGCAGAGATGCTGGATAGGGAGCTGCAACGTATTTTACAGGAAAAAGTATCGGATATCTCGCTGAATATGCTGCAAAGATATTATGATTACGATATTACACTCAGTAAGTTCTACAGAGATGGCGGCAAAGAAGTGATGGAGCAGTACATCCCGCGGGTCATGGCCTTGGTTGATTCGTACCTGGAACGTACGCGACAAGTTGGACTGTTGCCTGAATGTAATCCTAACGATGAACGCACGATGGAGCGTATTTTGTTTCGCAAAGCAGTCTATGATGATTCGATCTGTGGAAGATCGGTAGCGTTCAGATATATGCCCATAGGTGAACAGGCTGATTTTGTGCAGATGGTTACGCGGATCTATCGATGTACTGAAAATAAACTTCGTGAACGGCTCGGATTCAGAGGCCGATTGCGAGGACAGACTCTTGAACCCGAACTTGCGAATCTGATTGAACGTTACCTGGACAAAGCATATGCGACCGAGCAGGCTGAGGCTATGGAGCAACCGGTGATTCGTATTGATACGGAGAAATTGGCATCGTTACAGCAGGAAAGTGAGTACGTACGATTGGCACTTACGATTGAGGATGATTCCACTTTTGAAGATAAGGACGTAAACAGCACAACGATCGAAATAAATCTGGCAAGTTTACCAGAGGATTCTAAAGAGCCAGTTCCATTCGTTGATGATACAGCATCGTCTGAAGCATCAGGAAAATCAGTTTTGTTGCAGTGGGACGAGTCTGCTGAGGCTGATCTGGATGAAGAATGGCTGCTCTTTGCCAAGGAACTCTCCCCTCAGCAGGTGCAAACGATTCATGTTCTACTTGGTGCAAGTCCAGATACGGAGCTGATGCGTCTGGCTGAGCAATATGGAACGATGCCTACGCTTCTGCTGGATGAAATTAATGATGTGGCTATGGAAACGATCGGTGATCTTCTGATTGATGGTGATCGGATTGTTCCTGATTATATAGATGTGTTCGAACATGTGAAGAGGTGATACGCAGTGACAGAACTTAAAATACCGAAGCGGCTGACCACCGCACTTGTAAATTCATTGACAGCTGGTGTTGTCCCGCGAATTGGACTGGAGCAGATTGCCGTTGGCCGGAAACAGGAAGTGGAAGCCATCTTGCGGGATATGGACAATATCGCTGAGGGCGGCGCAGCTTTTAAACTCATTACGGGTCGTTACGGCAGCGGAAAAAGCTTTCTTTTGCAAATGATTCGTAATTATGCGATGGATCGGGATTTCGTTGTGGCAGATGCGGATCTGTCACCTGAGCGACGACTGGTGGGTACCAAAGGTCAGGGACTTGCTACATACCGCGAACTGATGACTCGTCTGTCTACACGCACACGCCCGGATGGGGGAGCGTTGGAGCCGATTTTGCAAAAATGGATCGCAGGGTTGCAACAATCCACGATGCAGAGTCAGAACTTGCGACCGGATGATCCCGCTCTGCCGTTGGAAGTAGAGAAGCAGATCTATGCGGTGACGGGGGAGATGCAGAATCTGGTTCACGGATTTGATTTTGCCAAGGTGCTGGCATCTTATTGGAATGGGTACAAGCTGGCTGATGATGATCGCAAACAGGCGGCGCTTCGCTGGCTTCGAGGAGAATTTGCAACCAAAACGGAAGCGAAAAAAGAACTGGCTGTTGGGGTCATTATCGACGATGACAACTGGTATGACTACTTCAAATTATGGTCTGAATTCACAGCGCGCATTGGGTACAAAGGATTGTTGTTGTTCATTGATGAAGCGGTGAATCTGTACAAAATTACAAACAGCATCTCCCGTCAAAGCAACTATGAGAAATTGCTGACCATGTTCAATGATACCATGCAGGGCAAAGCGGAGCACCTGGGCATATTTGTGGGCGGTACGCCGCAATTTGTGGAGGATGAACGACGCGGACTATACAGCTATGAAGCGCTTCGCTCCAGGCTTATTGATGGTCGTTATGCAACCAAAGCGTACGCGAATTATACAGGCCCGATCCTGAAACTGGCGATGTTATCGCATGAAGAGATTCTGATTTTGCTTCAGAAGCTGCGACAGATTCATGCCCTACATTTTGGATACAGTACGAGTCTAACGGATGAACAATTGGTTGATTTTATGCAAACGGCGGTGAACCGACTGGGTGCGGATGAATTGCTGACCACACGTGAAGTGGTACGCGACTTTATGGATGTATTGCATACGCTCCACCAGAATCCTGAAGTGACTTATACTCAATTACTTGGTGAACGGGCTGCCAAACCCCAGGAAACGGGTAAAGGGGCAGATGCTTCCGCAAATGCAGATGATCTGGACGATTTCCTGGCGGAGTTTGAATTATGAGTGATAATCCATTTTACCGGCTTGCGCCATTCGTTCAGGAATTTATTTATAAAAAAAGATGGGAATCGCTTCGGCCTGCCCAGATTGAAGCCTGCAATATTTGCTTTCATACCCCGCATCATATGCTGATTGCGGCAGGAACGGCCTCCGGCAAGACGGAGGCGGCTTTTTTTCCTGCATTGACCGAGCTGTATGAACGGCCTTCCAAATCGGTTGGCATTTTGTACATTGGACCTCTGAAAGCCCTGATTAATGACCAATTCGAACGTCTTAAGGATCTGCTATCCGAAGGAAATATTCCGGTTTGGCATTGGCACGGGGACGTACCTCAGGCAGAGAAAACAAAACTGATGAAGAACCCCTCCGGTGTGCTTCAGATAACGCCAGAATCGCTGGAAGGTCTGCTCATGAATCGACCGAATGCGATCCCGGCGCTGTTTCATGACCTACGTTATATCATCATCGATGAGGTACATGCCTTTATGGGAGCAGATCGGGGCATTCAAGTACTCAGCGAACTTGCCAGAATCGAGCGTATGGCTGGCTGTGCACCGCGAAGAGTGGGCTTGTCCGCTACACTTAGTGACTATGATGCGGCTACATCTTGGCTGGCTGCGGGAACGAAGCAGGGTGTCGATGTAGTCTCTTCCCCAGGTGGTCGCAAGCTGCGATTGCGGGTGGAACATTTCTCTTTTCCTGATGCACAGGATGAAGAGCAAGCGGAGCAGCTACATAATGCACGCAAAGCCTACTATGACTTCATCTATGAGAGCACACATCGCAAAAAAGCGCTGATCTTCACCAACAGCCGTACCGATGCAGAAGTCACCATTCTTGAGATGCGGCGGGTCGCGGCTCGCAGGCAGGAACGTGATGTATTCCATGTGCATCATGGGAGCATCTCCGCCATGCTGAGAGAGGAGACGGAAGCTGCCCTTCGCACCGGATCGGGGCCAGCTGTTGCTGCGGCAACAGTTACGCTCGAACTGGGCATCGATCTGGGCGAGCTGGAACGTGTGGTTCAGCTCGGTGCACCCTATAGCGCGTCCAGCTTTGTACAGCGTCTGGGACGTTCGGGGAGACGAGAGGATATGGCATCGGAGATGCTTTTTGTATGTCCGGAGGAAGAGGATGAGGAAGCGCAATTGCCTGCACGTATGCCATGGACTTTGATGCGTGCGATTGCTGTTATTGAACTATATGTAAAAACGAAATGGGTCGAACCTCTTGAAGCTCGCAAAATGCCCATAGGTGTACTCTATCATCAGACGATGAGCATGCTGAAAAGTATGGGGGAGGCGGAGCCAAGAGATCTTGCGGAAGCCATCCTTTCGCTGGCCCCATTTGCGTTGATTAGACCTGATCAATATCAGGTATTCCTGAATTACCTCATCGATACAGATCATCTGCAATGGACAGAGGAGCGAACGTTGATCATCGGTCTGACCGGTGAGAAAATCGTGAATAATTATCGCTTCTACGCAGTCTTCAAGGACGATGAGGAACATAAAGTACTGAACGGATCTGAAGAGATTGGTTCGATTACAACTGTGCCCCCACCTGGCTATTGCTTCTCGCTCGCAGGCAAACTGTGGAAAGTGGAAGAGGTCGATCACAAGCACAAGGCTGTGTATGTGAAGTCTGCCAAAGGTAAAGTAGATACGTTATGGCTTGGTGCGGGAGGAGATATTCATACGTCGGTGGTACAGAAAATGCGTGAAGTGTTATCCGACTCGACCATCTATCCCTACCTGTCACCGCAAGCCGTCAATCGACTGGAACGGGCACGCCGACTCGCTCGTGAAAGCGGTCTGCTGAAGCAGGTCGTCATTCCGGCAGGGGGAGATTCGATGTATGTTCTTCCTTGGGTGGGAAGTAAATCGTTCCGTACATTGGAACGACTGATGAAGCATAACCTGTCCAAGAAACTTGCCTTGCGTTCGGTTGTGCCTATGGAGCCCTATTATTTTGTGGTGTCGGGCAAGGTCGATGAACGAACATTGTTAGCCGAGATTATGAGTGAGTGTCGGACGGCTGAAGACGCATCTGCGTTACTTGCTGAAGACGAAGCACCTTATCTGGGCAAGTATGATGAATTCGTCGCGCCGCCTTTGATCCGTGAGGCTTTTGCCGTAGATGGGCTGGATTTGGATGGATTGAAGGCAGGTTTACAGCAAACATTGGAATGGGACTCTTCAGGCTTCAAGTGAACATAACGTTTTTACGTAATAATATTTTTATACGGAATAGGGTTGACACCATCTCACCTCCCATGTAATATATGAAAAGTCGTCACACACGAATTACATCAAATTGCATATATCATTTCGTATAACCTCGCAGGCCGAAAGTGTACACAGGGCGAGGGTCTCTACGGGAAGCCTATACTTCCTAACTACGATGCCAAGGAATCGATGTATTCCTTGCTCATAGTTAGGATTTTTTGCATTTGCATGGTGTCTGTGACCTTGGCATGAACCAAACATGCGGACGTACTTTTTTGATCATCAGGAGGTTTATTCACAATGAAATATTATCTGTCCGTTCTGGCGGGAGCGATGAGCTATGGCATATTATCCACGATTGTGGTTCTGGCGTACGGCGAAGGATATAAACTTGGAGAGGTTGTGGGAGCACAGCTGATCACGGGTTTTCTTCTATCCTGGATGCTCGCGCTATACACACGGTTTAGAACCAAACGCAAGTCACAGGCAAATGGCAAATCATCAGGAGCCGTGGCACAGGTATTCAAACGGTTGACGTGGAAACAACGTCTGTTATTGATGGCTGCCGGAACACCAACAGTAATCACAGGTCTCGTGTATTATCAGTCTTTACGTTATATCCCGGCTTCACTTGCCATAATCCTGTTGTTCCAGTTCACATGGATTTGCGTATTGATTCAGGCGATTAGCAAACGTCAACGTCCAGATAAAGTCACGTTCCTGACGTTGATCATTCTGTTCGGCGGAACTTTGCTGGCAGCCGGTTTCCTGGAACAGGGACTGGGTGAGTTCAACGGTCTGGGTATTGCTCTTGGACTAATGGCAGCCGTTAGTTATTCCCTGTTTGTATTGTTCAGCGGCAAAGCAGTTCCTTCGGCACATCCGGCCTTCCGCAGTGCGTGGATGGTTACAGGCGGATTGATCCTGCTGTGCATTTTGTTCCCACCGACATTCCTCTTTAACGGATTGATCTGGAGCCAGTTGCTTGTATTTGGATTGTTGCTTGGATTCTTCGGGGCTTTCATTCCGCCAGTATTGTTCGCTATCGGCGTTCCACATATTGGTGGTGACATGGCCGGAATCCTGGGTGCAGTGGAGCTTCCAATTGCAGTACTGCTATCCTCTATCGTGCTCCATGAGCATGTCAGCGGATTGCAATGGTTCGGGGTTATCATTGTGCTCATTGGTGTAGCCCTGCCAGAGTTGTACAAATTACGCATGAGACGAAGTCGAAGTACCCCGATCTATTCCTGAGTTATACGAAAAGGGATATGGCGAAGCATGAACGGGAATAACCGTAGTAAAGCCTGAGAAATCAGGCTTTTTTTATTGAAATATTTTTGCTCAAACACAATAGCCCAGAGGGGTCATTTTCATTGTCATGCGAATCAGGTATGCTTAAAGAATACATCCGTCTGTTGATTGATTATTGATGGGACATCGAATGAGGAGTGTTTATATGAAAAGCTGGTTAGGAAAAACATGGCCTTGGTTAACGCTGGGCTTGACTGTAGTCGTATTGCTTGGATCATTTCTAGTTTATTTTATGGGCAAAGATTTATCCCCGGGATCGGGAAGTGCGGTAACTGCACAAGCCGATACTCCGGAGGATTTGAAGGGATATGAAGTCATTGATGTGGACGTGAGCAACGATGGTTTTGGACCAGACGTTATCGAGGTGAAAGCTGGCGTACCGACTAAAATTAACTTTATTCTGACCCGGTCGGTTACACATGTCAAATCGGTGGGATCACAAAAGCTTGGCATGGATCTATACATGCAAAAGGGGCCTAATTATTATACGGTCGACAAAGATCTGCCGAAGGGCGAATACGAGATTCACTGCGGTATGTACATGATATACGCAACGATTAAGGTCGTATAAGCAGAAGGAGCAAAGTTTCGGGTCACCGAGCTTTGCTCCTTTTTTTGGTGCGTGATATCATGGAAAAGTGGGTAAAATCGATCAGGAGGTGGCGAAAATGAAAGCGCTATTTATTGGAGGGACAGGCACCATCAGTACGGCCATTACGGAGATGCTTGCACAGCAAGGCTGTGAGCTTTATTTGATTAATCGCGGTAATCGGAACGATGAGTTGCCGGCAGAAGTCAACGTACTTCAAGCCGATATTAATGACGAGGCACGTGTAGCGGAACTGATTGCTGATCTGGAATTCGATGTTGTGGCAGACTTTATCGCCTTTGTACCGTCTCAATTGGAGAGAGATTACCGTTTGTTTAAGGATAAAACGAAGCAGTTTATTTTTATAAGTTCAGCATCGGCGTATCAGACTCCTTTGGCTGATTACCGGATCACGGAAGGGACGCCATTATCGAATCCATATTGGGAGTATTCTCGCAACAAGATTGCGTGTGAAGACTATCTGACGAAACAATACCGCGAGCAAGGTTTCCCGGTGACTATTGTGCGTCCGAGCCATACGTATGGGAACCAATCCGTACCTCTCGGAGTTCATGGTGCTCAAGGCAGTTGGCAGGTTCTCAAGCGCATACGTGAAGGAAAACCCGTTATCGTTCATGGAGATGGCACATCACTGTGGACCATTACGCACAATACTGATTTTGCCAAAGGGTTTATCGGGCTGATGGGAAATATCCATGCCATTGGTGAATCGGTACATATCACCTCAGATGAATCCGTCACGTGGAATCAGATTCATGAGATTATAGCCAGCGTGCTGGGCGTTAAGCTTCATGCGGTACATGTACCCTCCGAGTTCTTGGCAGCATGCAGTGACCAGGATTTGCGCGGCGGGTTGCTAGGTGACAAAGCCAATACCGTTGTATTCGATAACAGTAAGCTGAAACGGCTTGTTCCGGAATTTGTAGCGACTACAAGAGCCGATCAGGGCATTCGAAGTACGATTGAGCACATTCTGGAGCATCCTGAATTACAGACCGAAGATCCGGAATTTGATGTGTGGTGTGACAAGGTCGTTGGCACATTGGACGAGGCGTTACTGAAGATCAGAGATGAGAAATGAGAAGTAAGGCGTTCATGATCAACTGTTTACATTCATGAGCTGAATCGTTATAATCAAGAAAAAATGACACTTGTTAGGGGAGGCACCCCAACTTAGGACATCGTTCCTTTGTTGGGGTGCCTCCCTTTTTTGGTGTGCCAAAAAGGAGAGCAGACGTTGAAGAAATCAGGAAAACGTGTGAAGAAACAAGCCGAACAGTTAACCAAAGTGGTGCTGGCCTTTGCGTTATTATCACCTCAAGCCCTGTTACTTGAATGGGGTGCAGCCACGGTAATGGCTGAAACGGTTGAAACGATTGGGGTTGTAGCCGATACATCCAGCATGAAGGCTGTACAGTCCTCCAAAGTGAAAGTGGAGATGAACAGTGACGGTAAATACAGAATTGTATTACTACCGAACACGAATGTATTTTACGGTGGCGATACAGGGAATGTATCTACGATTATCGACCACAATGGATCACCCGTGAACTTCAAAACATTACCGCTTAATTATTACCGAATTAACAATAATGTGATTGAAATGTCCCGGCAAAAGGACAATGTCGAATATATTTTGCGAGTATCCATCGTCAACGCCACATCACAGGGCGGTTACATGAAAGTGGAACTGGAAGCCATCAATCGCAGCGGGTCGGCACTGAATTTGGGTGGAACATTTTATTGGGACACGATGGTGAATGGCAATGATGCTTCTCCGTTTGAAGTCATTGAGAATGGATGGCGCAATTATAGCGGCGGTGTTCAGGTCACGGCTTTTTATGCGAATACGTATAATGTTGTAAATGCAGACCGCATATATATGGGCCAGTACAGCAGTCCGGACAGCGCGCAACTTACAGGGGGTTCTTCACCTTCGACATTCAGTCCAGGCCAGACCGTGACGGCGAGTGATACAGCTGCACAGTTCTGGTGGAATGCCAAGGCAACAGCGAATCAGGCTTCACGCAAATTTTCGACCATTGTGGGGATTGGCCCCAAAAATGTTCCGCCTTCATTTACACTAACAGCACCCTCTTCGGGTCAAACCTATTATAAAGGCGAGCAACTGCAGATCTCCGGTACAACGCGAGACACCGATGTAGGCGACTTGTTGACCGTGAAATGGTCCATTGATGGTGGGTCAGAGAACATTCTGACCCAGATGACTGCGACGGGTTCGAATCAGTCGTTCAACACCAATTACACGTTGCCTGATACCCTGCCAGATGGCACGCACACATTGCAAGTATGGGTCATGGACGACAAAGGTGGGGTATCCTCGGCAGGAACCGTTAACTTCACGGTAAGGAGTTTTGTTGTGCCTGGAACGCCGACGTATACACTGGTTAACCCTAATAACTTGACTGTGAACTGGGATAAGAAGGCCAATGATGCATCCGTTACGTATGAACTGAAGAATATGACAACCAATCAGATCGTGGATACAGGTACGTCAAACAGTCGGCAGGTGACAGGCCTCACTCCGAATACGAGTTATTCTTTTGCTGTACGTGCCAAAAATTCAAGTGGTTCCTTCACGGGGTACTCCAGTCCATCCACAAAATATACATTGGCCAATCCACCCGCTACTGCGGCTGTGACACAATCAGGCAACTCTGTTACAGCGAGTTGGAATAATAATAGCAACCCTGCGGGCACCCAATACAAAACGGAAATAGTCAGTCCAGGCGGGCAGGTCCTTGCATCAGGAACAACAACTTCCACACGTACAGAGTTTGCCCTGACCGGACTCGCGGACGGAAAATATGAAGTATTTGTGGCGGCCCTGAATGGCGAAGGGATACAGACCCCGTATATATCCGCTGGAGAGATGATTAAAGATACGACGGGTCCAACTGCTCCTTCCGTTACAGTCACTCCATCCACATGGACAAAGGAAGATGTTCTGGTCACGGTTGGAGAAGGAAAGGATGCTTTGAGCGGAACTCAGAAGACTGAAGTTAAAGTCGGTCCGGCAGGAGAATGGCGTGAATACAGCGCTCCGTTTACCGTAAACAGTGAAGGCAACACAACTGTTATGGCACGCAGTATTGATGCGTTCGGTAATACGGGACAGGAAACAGCTGTGACAGCCAGGGTAGATCGGACGGCACCAACGCCACCTGTCATCTCGTTGAATCCGACAGAATGGACAAAAGCTGCGGTAATCGTGACATTGACAGAGGGTACGGACGAAGCGAGTGGCATTGGTCTGACACAGTATAAGCTTGGAAGCGAGGGAGAATGGATCGACTACAGGACCCCTTTTACACTGAACAAAGAAGGGATAACCGAGATTTATGCACGAAGTGTTGATCGGGCGGCCAATGTCAGTGCTTCCACTTCGGCAACAGCTAGAATCGACAAGACTGGGCCTGAGCAACCAACGATTATATTAAGTGAAGAGGATTGGACGAATGAGGATGTATCTTTTGCAATACATAGCGGAGAAGATACAGGCAGCGGGCTTGCCAAGAGCCAATATCGACTTAACGAACAAGGTCCCTGGCTCGATTACACGGGCGAAGTGAAGGTTACCGATGAGGGAGAAACGATCGTATATGCACGCTCGCTTGACCATGTAGGAAATATCAGTACGTTGGCTCAGGCTACGGTTCGAATCGACAAGACAGCTCCAACCGATCCGGTGATTAGTATAAGTGCATCAGGATGGAGCAAAGAACATGTGCAATTCACCATCGCTGGAAGTGTGGATGAACGAGCGATATCGTATGAATACAGTCTGAACGATGCCCCTTATATTACAGGCAATACGGGTACAGTAAGCACGAACGGGGCTACCACCATTCGGGCCCGAGCAAGGGATACAGTTGGCAATGTGAGCAAGGAAGTCAGTCGAATCGCCTATGTAGATCAGATTGCTCCCACGATTACATTTACACCGAACGGTCATGGCTGGACGGACACGGACATATCCACTACCATTCAGTATGCTGACGCCCACTCAGGCATTCAGGAGCTGGAACGATTCTATCAGGTTACGAACAGTGCAGAATCACCGGATCACTGGCTTGAAGCTCGTTCTGACGAGCATAAATTATCCATTGAATCGGAAGGTATCTGGTACATCCATGCCAAAACCATGGACAGAGCTGGTAATACATATGAGACAACATCCTCAACTTATCAGATTCAACGTAAGCCCGAGCAACCGAGTGGTGTGAGAATGACGCAGATCGGAGAGACATCAGCTGAACTTACAGTGGACTTGCCGACGGGTGAAAGGTATACCGATGGATATCAGTATGAGATAACGAATAAAACGACAG belongs to Paenibacillus sp. FSL H8-0079 and includes:
- a CDS encoding TerB N-terminal domain-containing protein, encoding MRQRSMKDNSRQLEFMEIDLSEEPETAAVPVPDRSTIMQSAHDTMQHRGGILSSEKRFVEEAKQWVAMEGDVCPWVPFMSYWPTYGVMNEAQRKWYMFWRKEVRQGRYPDTDLSYLFVHIYELINGIGWQNPQDGYDQLKQLWVNYRERLPQLNIYMQEWMVDYVLVHQMEVSLSEVMVLSGGYLPAEMLDRELQRILQEKVSDISLNMLQRYYDYDITLSKFYRDGGKEVMEQYIPRVMALVDSYLERTRQVGLLPECNPNDERTMERILFRKAVYDDSICGRSVAFRYMPIGEQADFVQMVTRIYRCTENKLRERLGFRGRLRGQTLEPELANLIERYLDKAYATEQAEAMEQPVIRIDTEKLASLQQESEYVRLALTIEDDSTFEDKDVNSTTIEINLASLPEDSKEPVPFVDDTASSEASGKSVLLQWDESAEADLDEEWLLFAKELSPQQVQTIHVLLGASPDTELMRLAEQYGTMPTLLLDEINDVAMETIGDLLIDGDRIVPDYIDVFEHVKR
- a CDS encoding ATP-binding protein, with translation MTELKIPKRLTTALVNSLTAGVVPRIGLEQIAVGRKQEVEAILRDMDNIAEGGAAFKLITGRYGSGKSFLLQMIRNYAMDRDFVVADADLSPERRLVGTKGQGLATYRELMTRLSTRTRPDGGALEPILQKWIAGLQQSTMQSQNLRPDDPALPLEVEKQIYAVTGEMQNLVHGFDFAKVLASYWNGYKLADDDRKQAALRWLRGEFATKTEAKKELAVGVIIDDDNWYDYFKLWSEFTARIGYKGLLLFIDEAVNLYKITNSISRQSNYEKLLTMFNDTMQGKAEHLGIFVGGTPQFVEDERRGLYSYEALRSRLIDGRYATKAYANYTGPILKLAMLSHEEILILLQKLRQIHALHFGYSTSLTDEQLVDFMQTAVNRLGADELLTTREVVRDFMDVLHTLHQNPEVTYTQLLGERAAKPQETGKGADASANADDLDDFLAEFEL
- a CDS encoding DEAD/DEAH box helicase, encoding MSDNPFYRLAPFVQEFIYKKRWESLRPAQIEACNICFHTPHHMLIAAGTASGKTEAAFFPALTELYERPSKSVGILYIGPLKALINDQFERLKDLLSEGNIPVWHWHGDVPQAEKTKLMKNPSGVLQITPESLEGLLMNRPNAIPALFHDLRYIIIDEVHAFMGADRGIQVLSELARIERMAGCAPRRVGLSATLSDYDAATSWLAAGTKQGVDVVSSPGGRKLRLRVEHFSFPDAQDEEQAEQLHNARKAYYDFIYESTHRKKALIFTNSRTDAEVTILEMRRVAARRQERDVFHVHHGSISAMLREETEAALRTGSGPAVAAATVTLELGIDLGELERVVQLGAPYSASSFVQRLGRSGRREDMASEMLFVCPEEEDEEAQLPARMPWTLMRAIAVIELYVKTKWVEPLEARKMPIGVLYHQTMSMLKSMGEAEPRDLAEAILSLAPFALIRPDQYQVFLNYLIDTDHLQWTEERTLIIGLTGEKIVNNYRFYAVFKDDEEHKVLNGSEEIGSITTVPPPGYCFSLAGKLWKVEEVDHKHKAVYVKSAKGKVDTLWLGAGGDIHTSVVQKMREVLSDSTIYPYLSPQAVNRLERARRLARESGLLKQVVIPAGGDSMYVLPWVGSKSFRTLERLMKHNLSKKLALRSVVPMEPYYFVVSGKVDERTLLAEIMSECRTAEDASALLAEDEAPYLGKYDEFVAPPLIREAFAVDGLDLDGLKAGLQQTLEWDSSGFK
- a CDS encoding DMT family transporter, which encodes MKYYLSVLAGAMSYGILSTIVVLAYGEGYKLGEVVGAQLITGFLLSWMLALYTRFRTKRKSQANGKSSGAVAQVFKRLTWKQRLLLMAAGTPTVITGLVYYQSLRYIPASLAIILLFQFTWICVLIQAISKRQRPDKVTFLTLIILFGGTLLAAGFLEQGLGEFNGLGIALGLMAAVSYSLFVLFSGKAVPSAHPAFRSAWMVTGGLILLCILFPPTFLFNGLIWSQLLVFGLLLGFFGAFIPPVLFAIGVPHIGGDMAGILGAVELPIAVLLSSIVLHEHVSGLQWFGVIIVLIGVALPELYKLRMRRSRSTPIYS
- a CDS encoding cupredoxin domain-containing protein gives rise to the protein MKSWLGKTWPWLTLGLTVVVLLGSFLVYFMGKDLSPGSGSAVTAQADTPEDLKGYEVIDVDVSNDGFGPDVIEVKAGVPTKINFILTRSVTHVKSVGSQKLGMDLYMQKGPNYYTVDKDLPKGEYEIHCGMYMIYATIKVV
- a CDS encoding SDR family oxidoreductase; translated protein: MKALFIGGTGTISTAITEMLAQQGCELYLINRGNRNDELPAEVNVLQADINDEARVAELIADLEFDVVADFIAFVPSQLERDYRLFKDKTKQFIFISSASAYQTPLADYRITEGTPLSNPYWEYSRNKIACEDYLTKQYREQGFPVTIVRPSHTYGNQSVPLGVHGAQGSWQVLKRIREGKPVIVHGDGTSLWTITHNTDFAKGFIGLMGNIHAIGESVHITSDESVTWNQIHEIIASVLGVKLHAVHVPSEFLAACSDQDLRGGLLGDKANTVVFDNSKLKRLVPEFVATTRADQGIRSTIEHILEHPELQTEDPEFDVWCDKVVGTLDEALLKIRDEK